A region from the Treponema pallidum subsp. pallidum str. Nichols genome encodes:
- a CDS encoding DUF1361 domain-containing protein — MYSCLRRLFGIRGTGTLCAMSVFCLLLSFGRRCVAADNFLSFLVWNLVLAFIPWLISAILHVRRFAVRSVQLFLMLLWLLFFPNAPYILTDIIHLGKGKSFLLYYDLIILLAYSFTGLFYAFVSLHLIESILARDFHIKRPFIISVFELYLCAFGIYLGRFLRWNSWDIVLHGRTILSDIGIRVIRPVFYVDTWMFVFFFGTMLVLCYQSYRSFLTHTRNDK, encoded by the coding sequence ATGTACTCTTGCTTAAGGAGGCTTTTTGGCATACGGGGCACGGGGACTCTGTGTGCCATGTCCGTTTTTTGTCTACTTCTTTCCTTTGGAAGGCGCTGTGTGGCGGCGGATAATTTCCTTTCTTTCCTTGTGTGGAATCTGGTTCTTGCCTTCATCCCCTGGCTCATCTCGGCTATCTTGCACGTGCGCCGCTTCGCTGTCCGCAGTGTACAGCTGTTCCTTATGCTGCTCTGGCTATTGTTTTTCCCCAACGCTCCGTACATCCTTACCGATATTATCCACTTGGGAAAGGGTAAGTCATTTTTGCTTTACTATGACCTTATTATTTTACTCGCCTATAGTTTCACTGGTTTGTTCTACGCGTTTGTCAGCCTTCACCTTATTGAAAGCATATTAGCCCGTGATTTTCATATCAAAAGGCCATTCATAATTTCAGTATTTGAATTGTATCTCTGTGCATTCGGTATATATCTGGGGCGTTTCTTGCGCTGGAATTCCTGGGACATTGTCCTACATGGACGCACTATTCTTTCTGATATTGGTATCCGCGTCATCAGGCCAGTGTTCTATGTTGACACCTGGATGTTTGTGTTTTTTTTCGGCACCATGCTCGTTCTTTGCTATCAAAGCTATCGATCATTTCT
- a CDS encoding metal ABC transporter substrate-binding protein, which translates to MQRCSVVAALAGVVFLAQACSLSTPSRITHTDKLPVVVTFNALKELTQMVGGEKIHLVSIVPDGVDSHDFEPKAKHMAFISDAKVIVYNGLGMEPWIHSVLHAARNSGSIRVEAAQGIVPLKAHTRGHTAHHVHAHASHGSAYDPHVWLSVCNAQTMLRTIGKALCKADPQHTRFYKRNARNAAARLEALYKEYRSKFAALSHRYFVTTHAAFGYLCRDFDLQQKSIKDVFNTEEPSIKRLVELVEFSKKHSVRTIFSERGPSEKVARVLAQEIGASVETIYTMEKNEENLSYYERMKHNINRIYRACSKQVTPSQ; encoded by the coding sequence ATGCAACGCTGCTCAGTAGTTGCCGCCCTTGCGGGGGTGGTTTTTCTTGCACAGGCGTGTTCGCTATCAACACCTTCTCGCATAACCCACACGGATAAGCTGCCTGTTGTGGTGACATTTAATGCTCTCAAAGAGTTAACACAGATGGTAGGTGGAGAAAAAATTCATTTAGTGTCCATCGTTCCTGATGGGGTTGACTCTCACGACTTTGAACCAAAAGCAAAACACATGGCCTTCATTAGTGATGCCAAGGTCATCGTGTATAATGGTCTTGGCATGGAACCCTGGATACACTCGGTACTCCATGCTGCACGTAATAGCGGCAGTATACGCGTAGAAGCTGCGCAGGGCATTGTTCCGCTGAAGGCTCACACACGTGGGCATACGGCGCACCATGTACATGCACATGCATCGCACGGGTCTGCGTACGACCCTCACGTTTGGCTCAGCGTATGTAACGCTCAAACGATGCTTCGTACCATCGGAAAGGCACTGTGTAAGGCGGATCCGCAGCATACGCGCTTCTACAAAAGGAATGCCCGTAATGCGGCCGCACGGCTTGAGGCGTTGTACAAGGAATACCGCTCCAAGTTTGCAGCCTTATCTCATCGATATTTTGTGACCACGCATGCGGCGTTTGGTTACTTGTGCAGGGATTTTGACCTCCAGCAAAAGAGTATAAAGGACGTCTTTAACACAGAAGAACCTTCCATCAAGAGACTCGTAGAGCTCGTCGAATTTAGCAAAAAACACTCAGTGCGGACCATTTTTAGTGAACGTGGTCCTAGTGAAAAAGTCGCTCGCGTTCTTGCGCAAGAGATTGGTGCTTCAGTTGAAACCATCTACACTATGGAAAAAAACGAGGAGAACCTTTCGTACTACGAAAGGATGAAACACAACATTAACAGGATTTATCGTGCCTGTTCAAAACAGGTGACACCCTCGCAATAA
- a CDS encoding metal ABC transporter ATP-binding protein, translated as MRIMASPFAVLLQNVSFRYTADARFILHEVDLAIPKGAYLSVVGENGSGKSTLVKLVLKLLKPSTGTIAHFVQRVGSVPQTKMHTLYFPLTVYEMLNSYRRLLRISHKWVVDAVLEEVGMRGAKKKLVYTLSGGELQKVYIARSLIGDPDLLVLDELSTGIDSRGQKDIYALLKGLNTSRNVTVISVEHNLDAAITNSTQIFHLSEGHGHLCNPQQYVSEFLDMQKKDALACAQCRSR; from the coding sequence ATGCGCATCATGGCTAGTCCCTTCGCGGTGCTTTTACAAAACGTTAGTTTCAGGTACACCGCAGACGCGCGCTTTATACTGCACGAGGTGGATCTTGCAATACCAAAAGGCGCGTACCTTTCCGTTGTAGGAGAAAATGGTAGTGGGAAAAGCACGCTTGTGAAGCTTGTCCTCAAATTACTTAAGCCGAGCACCGGTACGATCGCTCACTTTGTACAGCGTGTTGGTTCTGTTCCACAGACAAAGATGCACACGCTCTATTTTCCGCTTACGGTATATGAAATGCTTAACTCGTATCGCAGACTTCTGCGCATATCGCACAAGTGGGTTGTCGATGCTGTGCTGGAGGAGGTGGGTATGCGGGGTGCGAAAAAAAAGCTTGTGTATACCCTCTCTGGAGGAGAATTACAGAAGGTGTACATTGCGCGGAGCCTGATCGGAGATCCTGATTTGCTGGTGCTCGATGAGCTGTCAACAGGTATTGATTCTCGAGGACAGAAAGATATTTACGCTCTGCTGAAGGGATTGAACACATCACGTAACGTAACGGTTATATCGGTGGAGCATAATCTTGATGCAGCGATTACAAACTCTACGCAAATTTTTCATCTCAGCGAAGGACATGGCCATTTGTGTAATCCTCAGCAGTACGTCAGTGAGTTTTTGGATATGCAGAAAAAAGATGCGCTTGCCTGTGCGCAGTGTCGGAGTCGGTGA
- a CDS encoding metal ABC transporter permease translates to MLQYAFMRNAFVASFLIALLCPLVGMHLVLRRYALMGDALAHGSLAGVSIAVSCGIHPGWGSFFFTALVGVLIEFLRAFFKNHHDLILSIVLSLSVGIAVTLLSSGLIQADIDSYLFGSILVVSTRDLWIMLALSVFCVGTLALRYHQLLYLAFDEETARICGVAADGINYVASVVISATIAASIKITGILVLSSLMTVPVATALQLRVGFLLTLVAAFLFSMLDTALGLVFSYYLNVAPGGFTALVSVVVLMLVIALTQVGRART, encoded by the coding sequence ATGTTGCAGTACGCATTTATGCGCAACGCTTTTGTTGCTTCTTTTCTCATAGCCTTGTTGTGTCCTCTTGTGGGGATGCACTTAGTGCTCCGCCGTTACGCGCTCATGGGAGATGCACTTGCGCACGGTTCACTTGCAGGAGTATCTATTGCCGTTTCGTGCGGCATCCATCCAGGATGGGGATCCTTTTTTTTCACTGCCTTGGTGGGGGTTTTGATAGAGTTTTTGCGCGCCTTTTTCAAAAACCATCATGACCTGATTCTTTCAATAGTACTCTCCCTGAGTGTGGGTATTGCTGTCACGCTGTTGAGCTCTGGGCTTATCCAGGCGGATATAGACAGCTATCTGTTTGGCAGCATACTGGTTGTTTCTACACGCGATTTGTGGATCATGCTCGCACTCAGCGTGTTCTGCGTAGGTACGCTAGCGTTGCGCTACCATCAGCTGCTGTACTTGGCATTTGATGAAGAGACCGCGCGTATCTGTGGCGTCGCAGCAGACGGGATAAACTACGTCGCGTCGGTGGTAATTTCAGCGACTATAGCAGCTTCTATAAAGATTACCGGTATTTTGGTGCTGAGCTCGCTCATGACCGTACCGGTTGCGACAGCGCTACAGCTGCGGGTGGGTTTCCTGCTTACGTTGGTGGCGGCGTTTCTATTTAGTATGCTGGACACGGCGCTGGGTTTGGTCTTCTCGTATTACTTGAACGTGGCCCCAGGGGGATTCACCGCACTGGTCTCGGTGGTGGTACTGATGTTGGTTATCGCGCTCACACAGGTGGGCCGCGCCCGCACGTAA
- a CDS encoding D-2-hydroxyacid dehydrogenase, which produces MRCVVFNLREEEAPYVEKWKQSHPGVVVDTYEEPLTAKNKELLKGYEGLVVMQFLAMEDEVYDYMGACKLKVLSTRTAGFDMYNATLLKKHGIRLTNVPSYSPNAIGEYALAAALQLTRHAREIETFVRKRDFRWQKPILSKELRCSRVGILGTGRIGQAAARLFKGVGAQVVGFDPYPNDAAKEWLTYVSMDELLSTSDVISLHMPATKDSHHLINAKTIAQMKDGVYLVNTARGAVIDSQALLDSLDKGKIAGAALDAYEFEGPYIPKDNGNNPITDTVYARLVAHERIIYTPHIAFYTETAIENMVFNSLDACTTVLRGEPCAAEIKL; this is translated from the coding sequence ATGAGGTGTGTTGTCTTTAATCTTCGAGAAGAAGAAGCCCCTTACGTGGAGAAGTGGAAGCAGTCCCATCCAGGGGTAGTCGTGGACACTTACGAGGAACCGTTGACCGCAAAGAACAAGGAGTTGCTTAAGGGGTATGAAGGGCTCGTGGTTATGCAGTTTCTCGCTATGGAAGACGAGGTGTATGACTACATGGGTGCGTGCAAACTAAAAGTCCTTTCCACACGTACCGCAGGCTTTGATATGTATAATGCAACTTTGCTGAAAAAGCACGGCATCCGGCTGACGAACGTACCGTCCTATTCACCGAATGCTATCGGGGAATATGCACTCGCCGCCGCGTTGCAGCTGACGCGACATGCGCGCGAGATTGAAACTTTTGTAAGGAAGCGTGATTTTCGCTGGCAAAAACCAATTCTCTCGAAGGAGCTCCGCTGCTCACGCGTAGGTATCTTGGGAACGGGCAGGATTGGACAGGCAGCAGCAAGGCTCTTCAAAGGGGTTGGTGCTCAGGTAGTTGGTTTTGATCCGTACCCGAACGATGCCGCAAAGGAATGGTTAACCTACGTGAGTATGGACGAGCTGCTGTCCACTAGCGACGTGATCAGCTTGCACATGCCTGCGACAAAGGACAGTCATCACCTGATCAATGCGAAAACAATCGCGCAGATGAAAGATGGCGTGTACCTGGTGAACACGGCACGCGGAGCAGTGATCGACAGTCAGGCGCTCTTAGACAGCTTGGACAAAGGCAAGATTGCAGGTGCTGCACTGGATGCGTACGAGTTTGAGGGTCCGTATATTCCTAAAGACAACGGGAACAACCCTATTACCGATACGGTCTATGCTCGGCTTGTCGCACATGAGCGTATCATCTATACCCCTCATATCGCCTTCTACACAGAAACAGCGATAGAGAACATGGTATTCAATTCGCTTGACGCCTGCACCACGGTGCTGCGTGGGGAGCCTTGTGCCGCTGAAATCAAGCTGTAA
- a CDS encoding PTS transporter subunit IIC produces the protein MHTQSLSPRQFMMKILNGSSAGIVIGLVPPAIAGELFRALAPLSPLFAALYHVVLPIQFSVPALIGTLVGLQFHCSAPEVATLAFVSVIASGNVTLQNGAWLITGIGDVINVMLISALAIILVRALRGKLGSLTIIALPVIVAVVAGGVGSFSLPYVKMITLFVGRVIATFIALQPLLMSILLSMSFSLIIISPVSSVAVGIAVGLTGLASGAANIGVSSCAMTLIVGTMRVNKIGVPLAMFAGAMKMLMPNWIRYPILNIPLLLNGLVCGVLAWLFNLQGTPASAGFGFIGLVGPINAYRLMAYTPMVRAGILFLVYFVLSFLAAYLIDFILVDRLKLYRRELFIPEQG, from the coding sequence ATGCACACGCAAAGCCTCAGCCCCAGGCAGTTCATGATGAAAATACTCAACGGGTCTTCTGCCGGGATCGTCATCGGTCTTGTCCCCCCCGCTATCGCGGGGGAGTTGTTCAGAGCGCTTGCTCCGCTTTCGCCGCTGTTCGCCGCGCTCTACCATGTGGTGCTGCCCATACAGTTCAGTGTACCGGCTCTCATCGGTACCCTTGTTGGACTTCAGTTTCACTGCTCCGCGCCCGAAGTGGCTACCCTCGCCTTTGTTTCTGTTATTGCCTCAGGAAATGTCACGCTTCAAAATGGCGCCTGGTTGATCACCGGTATCGGGGACGTCATCAATGTTATGCTCATATCTGCACTTGCAATCATACTCGTCCGTGCTCTGCGGGGGAAACTTGGTTCGCTGACCATCATCGCGTTGCCCGTTATCGTAGCTGTTGTCGCAGGGGGTGTCGGCTCCTTTTCCCTGCCCTACGTAAAAATGATTACGCTTTTCGTCGGCAGAGTTATCGCCACGTTCATCGCGCTCCAGCCATTACTCATGAGTATCCTGCTGTCCATGTCTTTCTCGCTCATCATCATCTCCCCTGTGTCTTCCGTCGCGGTAGGAATCGCCGTGGGGCTCACCGGTCTGGCAAGTGGAGCAGCAAACATCGGCGTCTCCTCCTGCGCCATGACCCTCATTGTGGGAACCATGCGCGTCAACAAGATCGGTGTTCCGTTGGCGATGTTCGCAGGAGCGATGAAAATGCTCATGCCAAATTGGATCCGGTACCCGATTCTCAATATTCCGCTCCTGCTCAATGGCCTCGTTTGCGGCGTGCTCGCGTGGCTTTTCAATCTGCAGGGTACTCCTGCAAGCGCAGGCTTCGGTTTTATTGGACTTGTTGGACCGATCAACGCCTACAGGCTTATGGCGTACACTCCTATGGTGCGCGCGGGTATTCTTTTCCTCGTGTATTTCGTTCTTTCCTTCCTTGCTGCGTATCTTATCGACTTTATTCTCGTTGACCGCCTCAAACTTTACCGGAGAGAACTCTTTATCCCCGAACAAGGGTAG
- a CDS encoding methyl-accepting chemotaxis protein encodes MDVSRIVRGVKYRAITYSYVFAFALSAAVSHTALPAPPSAENGVLDLRQWDFSSGDALLSLSGTWGFHWNELLTHSAEQPAAFMTVPSLWTKPRGAVQIPAIQAYPHYGCATYTLKILLPPRAPSLALSCDTLNYAARIYANGHLLTELGTVARNRADAVPYVHPAEVWLPTHEPEIDVCIQVSNYHSLRPGIVGEVHLGSVSRVRTRVLRKDVLEAMTIGFAFTIFAYYLAMFCFRRLSSCSRKSYAENERADTAGVLGVSEKSLYACSLFSLLIVVRLLLTGNAFLPRLITIGWDPMVRLEYLTLAFSGVSCLYYLSTLYPGLVNQSFVVAFGAEGLAYAVIILLLPPASFARLLPLQQLFVLLLLGIVLWVMCKVLYRKKRGAVPLSMGVLVLGVTALHDVLLAVGVLSGAPLLIFGFVGFLVTQTALIEWQVVLDGRTAQRLSQDLSSSSQRLERLFGEVRRTAQELSHNEQNLTETMDRAEQVVQDLTRYTGAVREELAVQGEGFSQTRVVNEELGSSLRELDEQMEAQGERAREALEAVERLGSTVHNLRGKFSAVHADFEAITTASKTGKECVGRMMEVIEEITSRSRGLAVTNALVVDISGRTNLLAMNAAIEAAHAGDAGRGFAVVAGEIRSLAARTAAESGATGKMLKEIEAVIGESGHASAGVAQSFTDIRGKVDGFSTILADISGAVQVVGEENERTVERMRTVTGQLCTAREQGKVIAEVCTRGAAHAERLTRDAQKVCAEVETMIGNVEVLTEVVARTRAVELHTREVIARLSGLLDSNIPTDEPQSEYRHGGGVGGAYR; translated from the coding sequence TTGGATGTGTCGCGTATAGTCCGCGGCGTGAAATATCGTGCCATTACGTACTCGTATGTCTTTGCTTTTGCCCTTTCTGCTGCGGTTTCACACACTGCGCTCCCGGCGCCTCCTTCGGCAGAAAACGGAGTGCTCGATCTCCGTCAGTGGGATTTTTCCTCTGGTGATGCACTGCTTTCTCTCTCGGGAACGTGGGGGTTTCACTGGAACGAGTTACTTACTCACTCAGCTGAGCAGCCTGCTGCGTTTATGACCGTTCCCTCCCTGTGGACCAAACCGCGGGGCGCGGTTCAGATACCCGCTATTCAGGCGTATCCTCACTACGGATGTGCCACCTATACGCTGAAAATCTTGCTTCCCCCTCGCGCTCCGTCGCTTGCGCTGTCCTGCGATACGCTTAACTACGCAGCAAGAATCTACGCAAACGGGCATCTCTTAACAGAACTTGGTACCGTTGCGCGTAACCGAGCAGATGCCGTCCCCTACGTCCACCCTGCCGAAGTGTGGTTGCCAACGCACGAACCTGAAATTGACGTGTGCATTCAGGTAAGCAATTACCACAGTCTAAGACCGGGCATTGTCGGTGAAGTTCACTTGGGGTCTGTTTCGCGCGTTCGTACGCGCGTGCTGCGCAAGGACGTGCTTGAGGCGATGACAATTGGTTTTGCGTTTACGATATTCGCGTATTACCTGGCAATGTTTTGTTTCCGGCGATTGTCCTCCTGCAGCAGAAAGTCTTATGCGGAGAATGAGCGGGCAGATACTGCAGGGGTGTTGGGAGTGAGCGAAAAGAGCCTGTATGCGTGCTCGCTTTTTTCGTTGCTGATTGTGGTTCGCTTGCTGCTGACGGGGAATGCGTTTCTGCCACGCTTGATCACGATTGGGTGGGACCCGATGGTGCGGTTAGAATACCTGACCCTGGCGTTCTCGGGGGTGTCCTGTTTGTACTATCTTTCTACGTTGTACCCTGGGCTTGTGAATCAGAGTTTTGTGGTGGCGTTTGGTGCAGAGGGGCTTGCGTACGCGGTGATTATCCTTTTGCTTCCCCCTGCCTCTTTTGCCCGATTACTTCCCTTACAGCAACTGTTCGTATTGCTTTTGCTGGGTATTGTGCTCTGGGTGATGTGCAAAGTCTTGTACCGCAAAAAGCGTGGCGCGGTGCCTTTGAGTATGGGGGTGCTGGTGTTAGGCGTCACAGCGCTGCACGATGTGCTCCTGGCTGTAGGGGTACTGTCAGGAGCTCCCCTGTTGATTTTTGGGTTTGTTGGATTTTTGGTTACGCAAACTGCGCTCATCGAGTGGCAGGTTGTTTTGGATGGGCGGACTGCGCAGCGGCTTTCTCAGGACTTATCTTCCTCGTCGCAGCGTTTGGAGCGGTTGTTTGGTGAAGTTCGTCGCACCGCGCAGGAGCTTTCGCACAATGAACAGAATCTGACCGAGACCATGGATCGTGCAGAGCAGGTAGTGCAAGACTTGACGCGCTACACGGGTGCTGTACGCGAAGAGTTAGCGGTGCAGGGGGAAGGGTTTTCTCAAACGCGTGTGGTGAATGAAGAGCTTGGTTCCTCCTTGCGAGAGTTGGATGAACAAATGGAAGCACAAGGGGAACGTGCACGAGAAGCGCTTGAGGCAGTTGAGCGTCTCGGGAGTACGGTGCACAACTTGCGGGGTAAGTTTTCTGCAGTGCACGCAGATTTTGAGGCAATTACCACGGCAAGTAAAACCGGCAAGGAATGCGTTGGCCGCATGATGGAGGTGATCGAAGAAATTACGAGTCGGTCGCGTGGTTTGGCGGTGACGAATGCGCTGGTGGTAGATATTTCAGGACGGACGAATTTACTTGCAATGAACGCAGCGATTGAGGCTGCACATGCAGGTGACGCAGGACGCGGTTTTGCGGTGGTAGCGGGGGAAATCCGCTCCCTGGCAGCGCGAACAGCAGCTGAGTCTGGTGCAACGGGAAAAATGTTAAAGGAAATAGAGGCAGTGATTGGAGAATCAGGGCACGCGTCGGCAGGAGTTGCCCAGAGTTTTACAGACATTAGAGGAAAGGTGGACGGTTTCAGCACCATCCTTGCGGATATTTCCGGTGCCGTTCAGGTGGTGGGAGAAGAAAATGAGCGTACCGTTGAGCGTATGCGCACGGTGACAGGGCAGTTATGTACGGCGCGTGAGCAGGGGAAAGTGATAGCAGAGGTATGCACGCGAGGTGCAGCTCATGCTGAGCGGTTGACACGAGATGCGCAAAAGGTGTGCGCAGAGGTCGAGACGATGATCGGTAACGTGGAAGTGCTCACGGAAGTGGTTGCACGAACGCGGGCAGTTGAGTTGCATACGCGGGAGGTAATCGCCCGCCTGAGTGGGCTCTTGGACAGCAATATACCAACGGACGAACCTCAGTCGGAATACAGGCACGGGGGGGGGGTAGGAGGAGCCTACAGGTAG
- a CDS encoding LysM peptidoglycan-binding domain-containing protein: protein MSQEIGIKLADGSFFPLFTAEGAQRTTLELVTANDQQSRALLSFFKRVSPGDGEASVTSAELEPMGALSIDTLSVAAAGGATIRLEVECDGSRCRARATDVGSGAFQETSFSVLERSSGDATPDEQPAAQIEHVSSFPEDEGGDGSTLTRRRRILLAVCAFLILLGGVLVGWVLYMHGASRPAVVPSQKVELPRSSAHVAARELERTAVEARVVDLPSETALPETHKEKDVPPASPGAETATSAAAEPVEESGSGSVKVVRYTVKRGDTLWDLARSYYKTPWRYMRIAEFNRLKNPDHIVAGTSIEIPSR, encoded by the coding sequence ATGAGTCAGGAGATCGGTATCAAGCTCGCGGACGGGTCTTTTTTCCCTCTCTTTACTGCAGAGGGTGCGCAGCGCACAACGCTCGAGCTCGTTACCGCGAATGACCAACAGTCTCGTGCTCTTTTGAGCTTTTTTAAACGGGTTTCTCCTGGCGATGGAGAGGCGTCGGTCACCTCTGCAGAACTTGAGCCTATGGGTGCGCTTTCGATAGACACGTTGTCCGTTGCTGCGGCGGGGGGAGCTACTATTCGCCTCGAGGTTGAGTGTGATGGGAGTCGGTGCCGTGCGCGTGCGACGGATGTAGGTTCTGGTGCTTTTCAGGAAACCTCTTTCTCCGTGTTGGAGAGATCCTCAGGAGACGCGACACCGGATGAGCAGCCTGCTGCTCAGATCGAGCATGTCAGTTCTTTCCCTGAAGACGAGGGAGGGGATGGTTCTACCCTCACGAGGAGACGACGGATTTTGTTGGCAGTGTGCGCATTTCTCATTCTGCTCGGTGGTGTCTTGGTAGGTTGGGTTCTGTACATGCACGGCGCCTCTCGTCCTGCGGTCGTGCCGTCACAAAAAGTTGAACTGCCCAGGTCTTCTGCGCATGTTGCAGCGCGTGAGCTTGAGCGTACTGCGGTTGAGGCACGTGTCGTCGATCTCCCATCTGAGACTGCTCTTCCAGAAACCCACAAGGAAAAGGACGTCCCCCCTGCGTCTCCCGGGGCTGAAACGGCTACGAGTGCAGCGGCAGAACCTGTAGAGGAGTCTGGGTCTGGATCCGTCAAGGTTGTGCGTTATACGGTCAAACGGGGGGATACGCTCTGGGATTTGGCGCGGAGTTATTACAAGACTCCGTGGCGCTACATGAGAATTGCTGAGTTTAACCGACTGAAAAACCCTGATCATATCGTTGCAGGAACCTCAATTGAAATTCCGTCACGGTAA
- a CDS encoding flagellar assembly lytic transglycosylase, which produces MWGGGFFSLLREGRLCLRVWCVVCVLVSWEGTVCARGAREVDIPQFLRDKNYTPFLKPTDEFLEQVAAREGASYFIGLHLKRAKFSEEAHEYFVRGAAQAAPYRQLCAHEAHNTGSPLQRLAFIEKQLHVLNAGSDARTKTQQQTLRLLRSRVLFELERYYSLRTVVESWYNDRALAPHTSAQFAALIAALPDLPRIFKEVHGARVDVFHRNYKRGWERVRLLLRSSAWHTRYATNSVLSDFGKAALYGSENSVKAAQVFLDHLAHLSRSTLSNAELEARLRFYCYFYAARLYSRSASHKKQALPLFKKAEKVATRRQDADNALWYYLDVLRALDFDSFFKVLVESAPRWRSDSWFSDLVDYAIVQLTTQQDWGRLATLQEVLTHRALPERSARVTYVLARSGTLSEESARRAYRTIFETAHSSLYYRVLAACALGIPLEEALYKVRSKRTPHPFLTPDESRAILQGYVDYHLDDMFYQAMVQFYPDIPLHLAEHFANAHIQRSRWSDAVRIQSYAIRSHGARYSVEHLKIAYPRPWLDVIQGYAGKYHIEEYLLFALIRSESLFQPQVISRAGAVGLAQLMRPTASDIARKLNIDTYDLTDPDINVRFGSLFFSDLIRRFDGSVFCALFSYNAGPSRVRKWKKQRGSLPDDLFLETLPLAEPREYGRKILSAAVMYGYLYYQKQASDVVCALLPEFCRAS; this is translated from the coding sequence GTGTGGGGAGGTGGCTTTTTCTCTCTCTTACGGGAGGGCAGGTTGTGCCTGCGCGTGTGGTGCGTGGTGTGTGTCCTTGTCTCGTGGGAGGGCACTGTGTGCGCGCGCGGCGCTAGGGAGGTTGATATCCCTCAGTTTTTGAGAGACAAAAACTACACTCCGTTTCTAAAGCCAACAGATGAGTTTCTCGAGCAGGTCGCCGCGCGGGAAGGTGCAAGTTACTTCATTGGGTTACACCTCAAGCGGGCCAAGTTTTCCGAAGAAGCTCACGAGTACTTCGTACGTGGCGCAGCGCAGGCCGCACCGTACCGCCAGTTATGTGCGCATGAGGCACACAATACAGGGAGTCCACTACAGCGTCTCGCCTTTATTGAAAAACAGCTGCATGTCCTTAATGCAGGCAGCGATGCGCGAACCAAAACGCAGCAACAGACACTTCGCCTTTTGCGTTCAAGGGTGCTCTTTGAACTCGAACGCTACTACAGTCTGAGAACGGTTGTTGAGTCTTGGTACAACGATAGGGCACTTGCGCCCCATACGAGTGCACAATTTGCTGCGCTTATTGCGGCACTGCCGGATCTGCCGCGTATCTTTAAGGAAGTACATGGTGCTCGTGTGGACGTCTTTCACAGGAATTACAAACGGGGGTGGGAGAGAGTGCGATTGTTGTTGCGCTCTTCTGCGTGGCACACGCGGTACGCTACAAATTCGGTTCTCTCCGATTTTGGGAAAGCAGCGCTTTACGGTAGTGAAAACAGTGTTAAAGCCGCGCAGGTTTTTCTTGACCATCTTGCACATCTATCGCGCTCAACGTTGTCCAATGCGGAATTAGAGGCACGACTGCGTTTTTATTGCTATTTTTATGCGGCGCGTCTTTACTCGCGGTCCGCTTCTCACAAGAAGCAAGCGCTTCCCCTTTTCAAAAAGGCAGAGAAAGTGGCCACAAGGCGGCAAGATGCTGATAATGCCCTGTGGTATTACTTGGACGTACTGCGTGCATTGGACTTTGATTCTTTCTTTAAGGTGCTTGTTGAAAGTGCACCACGTTGGCGTTCGGATTCTTGGTTTTCTGACCTTGTCGATTATGCAATTGTCCAGCTGACTACGCAGCAAGATTGGGGGCGTCTGGCTACACTGCAAGAGGTGCTGACGCATAGAGCATTACCCGAGCGCTCCGCGCGCGTTACGTATGTCCTTGCGCGTTCAGGTACGCTTTCAGAAGAGAGTGCGCGCCGCGCTTACCGTACCATCTTCGAAACTGCGCATTCTTCCCTTTACTATCGTGTTCTTGCTGCATGTGCATTGGGCATTCCTCTGGAAGAGGCTTTGTATAAGGTGCGGAGTAAGAGAACACCGCATCCTTTTCTTACCCCCGATGAGTCGCGTGCTATTCTCCAAGGTTATGTAGACTATCACTTGGACGATATGTTCTACCAAGCTATGGTACAGTTCTATCCTGACATTCCTCTCCACCTTGCAGAGCATTTTGCGAACGCACACATACAAAGATCACGATGGTCCGATGCCGTGCGCATTCAGTCGTACGCAATACGCTCTCACGGTGCGCGCTATTCTGTAGAACACTTGAAGATTGCGTACCCGCGTCCGTGGCTTGACGTCATACAAGGCTATGCAGGGAAGTATCATATTGAGGAGTATCTGCTGTTTGCGCTCATCCGGAGTGAAAGTCTGTTTCAGCCGCAGGTTATCTCTCGGGCGGGCGCTGTAGGTCTTGCTCAATTGATGAGGCCAACCGCTTCAGATATCGCTCGTAAGCTCAATATCGACACCTATGACTTAACTGACCCGGATATCAATGTTAGATTCGGCAGTCTGTTCTTTTCCGATCTCATTCGTCGCTTTGATGGCTCCGTGTTCTGTGCCCTGTTCTCCTACAATGCGGGACCGTCGCGCGTCCGCAAATGGAAAAAACAGAGGGGAAGTCTGCCCGATGATCTGTTCCTCGAAACCCTGCCTCTTGCAGAACCTCGGGAGTACGGGAGGAAGATCCTATCCGCAGCGGTGATGTACGGGTACCTTTATTATCAGAAACAGGCTTCAGATGTTGTGTGTGCGTTGCTTCCTGAATTCTGTCGTGCTTCCTGA